GCTGATTATTACTTCCAACGCCCAAATGAAGATAGAGCACCGAGTGGAGCGAGTGCATGCGGGATCTAAACCCGGAAGGTGCACAAGTGCGTCCTCATCTAAACATTGACCTACGGTACGGCCTTGTATCCGTAGCTGAACTTAGCATCTCCATCCGGTAACAGATACCGGACATTCTCGGAATCACTTAAAAAAGAGATATTGCCTATAACTGTCATGCTGATAGCTTCCTTTTCAATGCTGGAAAAACTCAACgagctcaaaaaaaaaaaggggggaccGGAAAAGGAATTTTGCACAGGCACAAGGCAAAGCATCTcacaataaatataaaataaactttGTTATCTTTTCCCTGCAGCAAACATCACAACACCTCTACCATTTCACAGAACCCCCTGAGAAAGAGTAATCACCATCCGGGAGGAAGAAGACCAGTGGGGCAATCGGGGGCCTACGACTATTTTTACTCTCCCTGTTAGGCGATTGAATGCCTTTGCCTGGCAGGTGATGTTTCACTTCCGGCTTTGCAATCATCCGGACTAATATCGATAACCATTACCCGGTGTTAGTATCGCTTGCTATAAATACCGTACAATGAGCTGTTCACGTTAAAACTTACGTCCGCGTCCATGATGCAGGGCTTCGAATATATCGGTTCGAAATAAAAACTGACTTCAATTCGGACGTTGCGTTGTACAGCTTCCTGCACGGAACACAGCAAGCAATCCCATCGCCTTAAAACCCGCAGGCATGCCAGTCAACTTCCCGGAATCGGCGTGCTTCACCTGTCATACACGGAAGCCAAAAATGGGTCCGACATACGGATCTCGCATTTCCATTTTCGGATAGTCCAATAGTCTTTCCGGGCACGACAATCGGAGctcggggggtttttttttttttttggacggTGGAGTTCCAGAAATTCCGCACACCCACCTCCGTGTTCCGGTAGCCAACCCTGTGTCACGCCATATGACCCGACCCGACGCTCACGCCGGAGGGATTTAGGCTGCACATTCGTATCAGCGGCATTTAACAGCAACTGTCACACAGCCAAATGTCCCGAACGTTCCTCTTTAATAGCACAGCGTATCTCATATATGCTCCCCAGCTCATATCCCTCAACTGCCAGCAGCTGTCATTTTCCCCGACGCTGCACTAGATCGTACTGTTTTACCGGGTATAGCAGACAATTCCATTGCCCGTCAGGTGTCACATCTTGTTTGACTGTTTTTCGCCATGAAACGGTCCGCCATACCACGACCGCGAGGAAGTAGAGACAAGAATTGGCCTACACTGCCTGTAGCCGTGTGCGTGCGGTACAGGTAACACAGCGGGCAGTTGTAACGAATCAAAGAGAAAGTCACTAACTTACGTTACGCTATGAGCTCCAGGTGTGGAATTGCTTcagcttgatgatgatgatgaggatgctGCTACTGTGTCAACAATGGCAAACGTAGGCGTCACCGGCATCGGTATCAAACTTTTACATTACTTCTGTCGCAGGTAAAAGTGACCCAACATTGGTAGCTTTCGTCAATATTTGCCTGCTACCTGCTGCTGTAGGAATGGGCATGGGCAACCCACAGGAGAGAGGCTGGAAATGAACAAGCAAAAATTGCCCTAAAGGCATTAGGATGACGGAACGGTTTTTACGGACTATTTCTACAAACAAATGGTCATCgtttgtgcgtgtatgtgtgtgtttgtgtgtcggaTGACTGAAGATTTAATAactattatttaaaacaaaacataattgtaGAAAACAAATCATCGCTGTTGATGGAACTATGAACGAAATAAcacatttgaaacatttttaattaaaatttgtgTCTGTAAACAAAAGATAGCGCACTAGGATAGCCGGGAATGTACACATATGTACATTTGATTAGTTTAATTAgcaaactttttcaattaaaacaacacATCACGTGATCACATCCGCACATCCATATACGAACATGAGCATTAGTAGATGAACTGAGAATGAGATggaattaaaataaagtaaagtaaaacgGTCAGTCAACACTCTGACCATAGTTGAATggacaaacaaacataatcaCCAAAGTGTCCCCTTGGATAGAGCTGACAACGATAGATTTCTAAGTATTTCTTTCCTTTACCGCTTCTCCCTTACCCCAACACTTCCCAAGTCGTATTTTCCGCATTAGCAAAATAATGCCTGCTGTATTTCTATTTAAcgatccatcatcatcatcattcgatAACCATTCCGCCGCCCCAATTCAGCTACCTTACGCGTGACGGTGtaatgttgttgctgttgttgctggaaCGTATacgctatctctctctctctctccctctctcgccgTACAAACCATCACCATGACGGCACTTCAATTTCAACTAACATATGCTACTACTCGAACAATGTCCAACGTCTATTTTGTTAAACTATCGTCACGCACACAACGCAACAAACAAATCGCGCTATACAATCCCTGAGACAATCACCTTAAAACGTACCCACCAGACTCGCGCACCAGCCAGTGCCGCCGCTACAGCTTTCCCCATtgttcctcccccccccccccaactcGACCTACACGGTTAAAAATCTTGGAAGATTTTTCCTACTCGCTACTAGATACGGCTACGCTCCCGCATTTActtgctgtgctgctgcaggcAATGGATAAATTGCATAATCTTCCGGGAAACTGgttaaagaacaaaaacacttcCATCCAACCTTAgccttttgctttgctttgctgtcGAAGCCTAATAATGCCTTTCTATTACCATCACACGTTCACGTTGTATGTGAAAGGACCTGTTGTTTCAGTCGAATTGTGGCTTTTTGTCGTTTTGTGTCGCTCCGCACCTTCGTAGCGAAGTTTATCTCTTTCACTTGCAATGCGGTTCGTGTTACATCTCTCCTCTACTGTTGCATATGTACATAATGAAGGGTTTTGCAAATATATGGAACTGTTTCTAAGCGGCTTCACACTCGGATTAAAGTTTGTTTCCATTCTTCTCTATCGTTTTGTATCGTTTGTTGCAGTTGCTTGAAGACCATTTCGTTTTGTATGCCCGGTTGCTGGTTTTGTAGTGTCGTTTTCTCTCCCGTTTCAATACACTGTTACCTTTTGCTTGTCTTTCTACGCTTTTTGTCTGAGCTTTGCTACGCTCGTAAGAAAATATTCAACAAAAACTCTACCCTACAGCGACAGCTTTGTAGAATTTAGCAACTTTCGAACGAAATAAAATCACACTGATCTGATTGTTCCTCCCCTTGGGCGTCTCTTCGCCACGTTGAACGATCGTTTGCTCTTGGATAGTTGTACTGTAATGTTACTGTTGTAAAATGGGGGACAACTTTTATTCACACCTTCTCTTCGAATGTTCCCCGAGTCTCCGTATCCAAGCAGCTGCTTTCATAAACGCATTTGCGCGTGTGAGATTCAGCTGCTTTGCCTCGTGAGAACACACTTCCACATCGTTTAAACCACATTTACAGTAAGTGTTTTAGTTCAGCATCAGCCATCGTTAGTTGCCTTCTCcctctttgtctctctctctattgcaATCGTCGAAGAATATTCATTCTTCTATAACGCGCACAGTGTGCAAACGATAAAACATTACTTTAAAAACAATACACCTGCCATACCCCATGTAGACGCGTACCACACGCTCTCACTcttacgcacacactcacacacaattacacaaaTCTTCTGTTTGATGCGATTACAAAacattgctttttttctgtacaTAAATTACTACGGCACTTGTACGGCCACTATACGGGGGTATAGATATTGCAATATGAATTCTTAATTTTGTTCCACTGTCCCGGGCCGCTCTTGTCTGTGTCTAACTCtagttgtgtgcgtgtggtcgttatttattttaaaacaaaaaactgactctctaaaacaaacaatactCTACTGTTGAGGAATTTAGCGTTTAAAATCGATTTTAAAAAGTAAGCATCAATCTCACTGGAGTTTAGTTTGATCATACTGCTGCGctaacacacgcacgctaCAAACAGTGCATTGTAATTTGCGACAatattaactgcagtgcctcAATCAAACAAGCAGGTGAGGAAGGAGTTCACCTCTTCTAATATGAACAGCCATCGGACCGGTCCGAACATTGCTCGACAATTGACTTACGATGAAGGATTGCTTTCTCTTCACCACATTACTGAGCCGGCGTGTCTCGCGGTAACTTAAACACAATAAACGTATAGCATAAGAAGGGACGACTGCGAATCTCGCCCATCGTATTCACGTCCACGTAACGTTTGAAATCAATCCGTTTGAAACCTGCAACCCagttacacaaaaaaaaacacacactgaaCATCAGGTGCTCCCTCCCAATGGATCAGGTGGTGGAGCAACAACTGTTTGCACAGCTGCAACAAGGCGCGTTTCTCTAAGAAACCGAGTGCGCTACTAGCAGAAGTAGAGTAAAACAGATATATGTATGTGTACCTTAAAACTACGTAAACAATTCGAATAACGCTGGGGTAACCATTCCACGAAATTATAGTCACATCTTCCAACCGTGACTGCGCCCGAGCGCGCCCGTTGCCCTTGATCTCCGCACTCTCTGTGCGCGTCGTGCGTTTGTAGCCATTTTGTGTTAGGGCTAGTTGTTGTTCAAGAGCTTGAGCggttgctttaaaaaaaaaagacacatcTTATCGCGAGACCGACTCGAGCATTTCGACGAACAGCTTGTTCATCGTCACATTGCCCTCGATATGCACATTCGTCCAGAATTTGCGTATAATGTGGTCCGCTTGCCTTAAggatggcagcagcagcagcaactgttGCTGATGTGATACTGCCTGATGTTGCCTGCCGAAAGagagatacagagagagaaagagacgtTACACCATTTGTCGTTGCGTTGTTTCTTACCCAAGCGCCAAAGCTTACCTTAGCAACAGCACACAATCGTTGAGCGCGTACAGTATCGAGTCACGGATTTTCTTGAGCGCACTGTAGTTATCCAGTCTGATATCACAATTTGACAGCGACAGGGCCTTCAGCAGATAGTACTCCTCCTTGGTCGCCGAGATCTTTTCCAATCGTTGGGTGATTTGTGCGAGCTGTTTGAGGAAAAGAGATGCAGAAAAGGGTCAGTCAGTAAGAGAGTAATGCACCCATAAAGCGAAAGAACGCTTAGCTTGCTTCGTTTTACAAACTTACATGGTTGTAGAGATCAAGCGCACCGCACTCCTTTGCCGATCGCTCGTCCAGCCAGAAATCGGTGGCAAAGTACAGCCGACCGTCGAACGGTATCGACCGGTAGGCAAGCATTAGCGTCAGCAGCTCGGCCCAGCTCACCTGCAGCAGCCGCATCTGGTCGTTGAGCGGCAGATCGGTGAAGCCCGGTATCTGCTTCGCCCACCCGATCACCCCGACCAGCTCCTTATCGTATATATCACTCAGCACGCTCAGTATTTCCTGCGCATCGCCGCCGATCGCCATCCGATCGAGGCCGGAATCGGCGGCAGCCGCCgtggcaccaccaccaccaccgggcgAGTGGCTACTGTTGCTGCttgccgacgacgacgacgacgaggacgacgagtaCGACGAGCTGGACGCTTGGCCACCGTTGCGCTCCTCGGCGACGGCCATCATGCTGTCGCCACCGGTGCCACCGATCGAGAGCGGATCCGGCTCGAACGAGGATAATACTTCCAGGATCTTGATGTCCTCGAGCGTTTGGGCCGTGTACTGCTGGTTCGACTGAATGATCTGCATCTGGTACGGGTTCGAGCACGGATTGCGGCGGTACTTTTGCCGGCCGCCCCGCACCCGATCCAACCGGACGCCCTCCTTCAGCATCCCCATCAGCAGACACTTGCGGAACCGGCACGCCTGGCACGCTTTCCGTCGCCGCTTGTTAATCTCGCAGTCGTTGCTCGCGGGACAGGTGTACTCGATGTTTCctgcaaaacacacataaacaggACAAATTAACTCACATTCTGAACCTACTAAGCAGTGCTTTGCGTCTAACCTTGAATGGTGCGTTTGAAAAATGCTTTACATGCCTCACAGCTGGCAACGCCGTAGTGGAATCCGCTCGCGACGTCCCCACACACCAGACACAGGCGGCGCGGCAGCTCCTCCTTGATCGTGTCGTGGCTCGTCCCATCGCTGCCAAAGTCCCCGATCGCGGACGTAGTCGAGCTGCAGAACTGGCGGTCCGGCGAGCCGGGTGACTGGGGTTTAACGCTGCCGCTGCTTCCACCGGCTCCACCGCTGCCGTGCAGCTCGGTCAGATGTGTGTCGCCGTTATTGCTGCTGCATTTGAAATCCATCTGCGGAACAGTGATGCAAAACGGGGAAATGATTAAAACGTGCCCGGTACAATGATGAGCAAACCACTTTACCTTTCCCGTGGGCGAATTGCCGTACAGTATGTTGGTTTGGGAGAGGCTGCCGACCGACGACGGCGAGGGACTGCAGCAGGACGTTTCGATCAGTTCCTGTTTGATCCTTGCAGGCGTTCCATCACCTGCCATCATCGACACCtacacacagagagaggagaagagagaaaaaatagcaaaaataagcgTTTATTGTTAATTACAAAACACACGAAACCATTTTGTTCAGCAATTTAAAATGCAttgtttaaagaaaaaagacaTAAAATAACGCTCCGTCTGTCGCACCTCATTTGTGCGACACAATTATCTGCCCTATTGTGCAACGCGTGTTCGGTCGTGCAACAACAAGAACAGAAAAGTAAACGAAGCTTAAAAAACCAAACTAATTTGCCACTTTTGAACTGTCcataaatattcaaacataTTAAATCAAACTGCAAAACACGGGTCCAAGATCGGCACTGTCTGAAGTGCACAGGGGTGCTTTTTTGCAGCAGCGCCACGAAGAACTAAGATCAACTTAATTACGAGCGGGAAAGAAAGAGGTGCTGGAGcggtagaagaagaagaagaagcagcaaaacTACTCCGCTTAAGTAGAATAAAATTAATCGCATTCAATGCGACGCACAAAGCACAAATTAGCCATGACGGACTACGTTTTTTAGCCTGCTGCGCGCTTCGGTCCTACGCTCGTTCGCTGATCACCACCCAGCATCAGTGTATAATGACGCTTTGGGGACGCTTATAGGGGTGGCGGATCCTACTACAGctctgtttgcttttttgtctgTCCATCTCACCCTCTCCAtcgagagacaaaaaaaaaagcacgagAAATTAACTGCACCACACCGAACGTGCAACGTGCGCCCAATGGCACAAAAGTGCCCACTTGCAGCTACCGGTTAAAAATTGACCGTAattaattctattttttttttcaccctctCCGGCTtccttttgtgtgtgcctCTCGGTTCGGCGATGTACGTTTTACGATGtgtgataacaaaaaaaaaaaaacgtgcatCTTCTTCACGCTAGTCGATTTTGGGCAGTGTGTGGCTTTTGGAAGAACCAGGAGATTGGCTTCATTTTTTGGGGCCCTCCGCATGATGCACTCATTTccctcgaaaaaaaaaacccgcaaaCCAGCGCCACCACGACACTGCTGGACACGCTTAATGCACAATTGATTGATGGATTTACTGCGATTCCCCGTTCCCTGTTACCTGTCTCTTGCGAGATCGCGCcagaacgacgacgacggcgacgatgatgatgatgatggggtgatgttggaaatgGAAGCAAGGACGGTAGATGTTTCGATACGGTTGCATTCGCATGGTAATCCCCCAAAATGCGATCCACAATTACAATAATCATTTCTACCCGCTTCTCCCCACACCCCACCAACCAAGGAGGGAAACTGCATGGTCAGTGAGTTCTGCAGCtctttctatttatttttttttgttgctgggTGGAGGAAGAATAAAATGCAAGCAAACCAGCAGACAACCACCAAAAAAAGGCCCATTAATCGATCCACCAACTACTCCTActggcaaaaaaaataaaaaaaaacgggaagcgTGTAATGAGCTGCAGTTTCGATGCAGATTGGCGTTTCTTCCTTTCtgtccgtttgtttgttttgctgtgcaaAAGCTGGCGTGCTATTGTGCTTGCGTGAgccgctgttgttgctgtgctaATCCTTCCGGTCgttgtgctgctggtggtggtggtggatcgAAACCTTGACACTGACCAATGACCCTTCCCCTACCCCCCAGTAAGGTGTGTGTAGGGTGGATTTTTTGCCAAATAATCAtcatgcatcatcatcattgccaCAATAGTGCTCACTGCAGCGGGATGACGACGATATGATGCAGTCGTTGCAAACCGCGTTGAGGCGTGAAGAAGATGCAGAACACCGTGCTTCCAATTCGGGCGCAAGGAATCCACAACCCCTCCTCTTTTCTGGGTTGGTTGGGGAGAAGAAGGGATTGAATGATGTTTGTTCGATCGAATGAGCCAAACTATTCGAATGGTGAAATATACTTCGTTCAAAAGGGGAACAGCTCCCAGCAGCTTCATTTATAGCTtcatgcccccccccccaaacggTTCGCTCGATTCGATTTCGCGTCCGGGGTGGGTCGGAACACGTCGCGAATGAGTCGAGACTTTCTGCACCCTTCCTCTGTGTGTTCGGTCGTGGTGGTGATTGGCGTTTAATTCTTACCACCGGATCCGTGTCGGATACACATTTTACAGCAAATCCATTTCAGCAAAAGAAGTGGAAAAATAGCAATCgcacagcacaacaacaacatcaacaaaaacgaCCGATCTCGTCTCGGTGgggttttattaatttatcacagcatgatgatgacgatgacgtaCGGCAGGCGGAAGTCGTCTCCGTTTGCTGAATGCTGAACAGAGGAGGCAAGTGGAGGGGAGGTTTTGGTGCAGCTAGGATGAATTACAATTACTAAATTTTTACCATTCGATACTTCATTAGATTGCCTTTTCAATCGAGATTAAATGCCAAGAATTCCCCTGCTTTCTTTCGGCCTCATAATTCAAATCGATCGGGTTTGAGAACGCCACCAGGGTTGCTGTTTTGTGCGGAGCTTTCAAAAATCCATTCTTAATCAAAGCAAAAGTAACCGAGCCGGAAATTAAACGCTACAGCTTCTCCCGCACCTATTAATCCTTCCACTCTCACGGGACAGCTTTAAGGTCGTTTTGATGCGGGTTTGTTGAAGTATAAAGTTCGCCCGAAATCAGCATCCAGTCGTCAAATTGGCATCTTCCGTATACCGTTTGTGCTATGCTCGTAGTGAAGCGTAGAAGACAGCATGATCTTTGCTAGACGCTCACTTTTACTTTCAGCGTGTCTTCTcactccatcatcatcactttCAATCTCACCGTAATCTATCGCTTCCCTGCTTCGACGAGCGTGCTTCAACAGACGATCGAAAACGAAAACCATATTCCTGCATTCAATTTCCCCTGTGCTACTTCccttgtgttgtgttggtgtgctGCTTTCGGCAACAGAGAACGCGAAGATGGGCCGCGGTTGTAGTGAATAGAAGCAGCAGAGATCTCGGGCTAAGAAAACGTTCCATTCCCTCCGGGCCCATCGTAAAACGTTTGCTAGAAAAGCAATTAGCAAGCAGTGCGAAGTGGCGTAGGCAAACCAGCGTCtagccggggggggggggggggtggagggAGGGAGGCGGCAATTGAGGATGGTTGAggtgttgttgtgtgcgcCTCCCTGTTGTTTTTCTGCTCTCTATTATTCTCACATTCGCTTCGGTTTCGTAACAAAATTACAACTTCAAGTGAGATGGAGCAACATTTAGAATGCTTCTTGCGTATGGACCGGGGGGGGACGCACAAGTGTGGGGGGAAAGGACTACACTTAGCCACCATAACAGCGCGGAAAAAGCTCAACGGGGCTTTTTCTCTCATTCCACTTTTCCGCTTTTCGGCTTCGCCTTCTGCCTCGACCGTCATTAAAACAGCAGACCCCGCCCCGCCGGCAGCAGCTTAGGCACGCTTGGTTGACGCGCTAATAAAGCTCTCCGTTCTCTCTGTCGCTCTTAAAGCGGCAGCTTGGTACCACTTTGGTCGACAGCTTTTCTCATCCATTCGGCTACACCAAATGGGGATGGAAAGGGGACAGCGATGGTGTACAATGGGGTGTCCATGACATAATAGTAGTAAAAGCCTCTCTCATCTCGGTCAAGTTCAAGGCAATCTAGAGAGGCGGCTGTGCCAGCACCACTAAAACTACGAAgacgtgtttgtttgtctcgATTGCATCTCGGACGCTCATCTGCTGGATACGGCGCACTGTTTTGTGCTTGGTCCGGCTCGGTCGGTCCTCCATAGCAATACCTTTCATCTGGGAAAGACGGGGACTCATAAATCAATGGGTTTCGCGCGTTCGGACTTTCTCGCAAAGAAAGTAAATGTTTTGAGAAAAGCATATTTTGATTAAACTGTTCCAGCAGAAGCCGCATTAATGAATCGCATTATAAAGGGGGAGGAggcaaaaaataagaaatgcATGTCCCAAACAGCAGCCCAACATTGGGCCGGCGAAaagcgacaacaacaacatactGATAGGAACACATCGCATCGCGCGTTGAGGGTCAAACTTATTCCTAACCAAGTCTACCACCGATTTCATTATGTAAACGATTGCACTATCTTCCTGCAGGCTGAATCGagcaaaacaagaacaaaccaaaaaaaaaaagacctgCCATAGAACAAAAATGCTCCACTGCATACAGCCTGCCCCCAGCCTCCGTGGACCGTGATCGTTTTGCATCCACTTTGACCCCACGGTCACGGTGAAAGATCAGAGCGCGCGCAAACTGTCGACCGTCGGCAACGAAACCGGATTGTTCCCGTCGCTTACTAAGCCCAGCCGCCGCTCCGAACTGTTTGATGTAATCTTAGCCATGCCAGGAGCCATACAGCCTCAGCCCAGAGTATCTCACGATCTGTACGACATGCAGGGGGCATTGCATCCTACCGTGCACACCTCCAATAGTCAGGGGGAGATGGCAAAGTCACTACAGCTTCACATGATGATGATAACACACGCCATCGCCCTATCAGCACTTGAATACAAAAGCACCACTGAGCAGCTGAGGGGTATGTAGGGAACGTTTCTCAAACGCTGATCTCTTCGTTTCGGCTTCGAGGACTTGGAGCGTACTGAGGATCGGCCGGGATTCGTAAACAAATCCAGTCGCTTCCAGACCAAACtttgcacgcacgcacaaaccGCATGCGGCGATGAGCGATCGCGAACCACCGCGCCAGGAGGAGAGCCTGCCGTCATCTTGTGCTTCCCCAACCTCGGGTGCAATACGGTTTGCTTCTTGCAGGCTGAAGTTCCAGTTCCAATGGAATGCATTATGCAACACGCCATCTCACTATCATTCTTCTGTTGTTTGCGCAAACATTGCGTTTAATGGGAATCTGCTCGGGACTGAAGATTCCTATTGGATGATTGTTTAACTTAAAATTTATAGTTTCTTTGATGGTATTTAGTAATGTTGTATTCGACGATGCGATCTTTTAACGAATGTTTTGTGGTTCatataacaaaataattaaattatattattctGAGAAACGTTTTAAACTGATCGTTTAGAATCACGCAAGCAAAACTCGCAACCCACACAGTAGCAAAACTCATTTACGCCCGCCTTCTGACAGACGCTCTCTGTTAAATCCTGTGttctcttccccccccccccccccccccccacacaacTGCTTGATCTGTCCTCAGCCTCCATCCTGCGTTACGTCTCTGCACTCTGCCCCTAGCCGCAAGCTGACAGGGCTGACAGAAGTGCTGGCAAGATTTATCGTTCCTCGGAATCGATCGAAAAGTGCATCAGCATCGGGCACGGAGAACACACAGGTGTGTCTGCTGTGCAAGCGGCTCGTTCAACGTCTCTTTAATGGCCTCGTTAAAGTCAACCTGCAGAGTTGTGACAGGAAACGGTCAGATcaaatcacacacactcaaccaCTGGCGCAGGATCAGTGACGGGCGATTTGCGTGCGCGCGCTCGTTCGTTCCTTCTAATTCGCTGTCAACTTTTCGTCATCGGGGAAGGGAAGATaaaacacaaccaaaaaaaaaaaaactccaacttAATCGTTTCCCCCTTCATGTTTCCTATCTGTTGCCATAAATCTTGCCAACACagcggtacacacacacacacgtatgctGGAAACTGCACTGCAAGTGGTTGTCGTTCGGGCAGCCACAAATCACGGCAAAGGTGTAgtgataattaaattaaaaatgcataaaaacgtatcacccccccccccccctcgaacAAATCGCCTTCAGAGGGAAGGAACGACAAAACTGCGTTTGTTTTAATGGATGGGGTGGTGACGCGCGGTGTGTGGTATCGCTCAGGCAGTCACACGAAATTAAATGTCGGTAAGCGTCCGTCATCCGACCGGGGGGAGCTGCTGGCTTTGTCAGAGCAAAACCAAACGAATTTGGTCGAAAACCTCGGAACGGATGCGGAAATTCCGCGATGAGCAACGGACGAAGAAGATCTCGTAAAATGCGAATGTCGCAACTTACTCACGGATTGGAGAGAGCGCGATGGAGCGATCGATAAGTTGCGTTTAATGGCTCACCGgtttaattaaacaacaaaTGCCAAAATGCTGGCTAGCAACTGTTCAGCACAAaattccaccccccccccccccccccccaaaacacAGCTTCACTTTCTGGAAGGAACACATCAGCTCTGTTTGTTCccgcaaaaaaaatcccacaaTCGCCCCAAACACTTATCAATCCAGCGCggtatacacatacacattcgcCGCGCGCAACACACATATGGGGCCCCGTAACGATCGCGTTTTGCATAGCGTGAAAAAACACATTCTCGTTTACAAAATTGCTTAAAAGGTACAGaaacaggcaaaaaaaaaccacgacAGCGGCAACAGCGACGACGACAGCAAAAAACGTACACCACAGCAACATCATTTCATGTACGGCGGCGAGAGGCAAACCTCGAGCCGGTGTTTCGTTCGTTCCCTGGCCATTGTGCGCGCTGGGGGTGGTTCCGCACGGCATTTGCTTAGTAGGATGCGATTAGTTTTAGTCATTTTAGTCATTCCGACGGTAGATTTTTCCAGCGTTCGGTCTACCGTATCCGTTCGTCAGCTTCGGTTAgtttgtgcgtgtgctgtGCGCGCAACTTTACTTATTTCGTGTGctcatgtgtgcgtg
This is a stretch of genomic DNA from Anopheles merus strain MAF chromosome 2R, AmerM5.1, whole genome shotgun sequence. It encodes these proteins:
- the LOC121587775 gene encoding estrogen-related receptor gamma isoform X2; translated protein: MMAGDGTPARIKQELIETSCCSPSPSSVGSLSQTNILYGNSPTGKMDFKCSSNNGDTHLTELHGSGGAGGSSGSVKPQSPGSPDRQFCSSTTSAIGDFGSDGTSHDTIKEELPRRLCLVCGDVASGFHYGVASCEACKAFFKRTIQGNIEYTCPASNDCEINKRRRKACQACRFRKCLLMGMLKEGVRLDRVRGGRQKYRRNPCSNPYQMQIIQSNQQYTAQTLEDIKILEVLSSFEPDPLSIGGTGGDSMMAVAEERNGGQASSSSYSSSSSSSSSASSNSSHSPGGGGGATAAAADSGLDRMAIGGDAQEILSVLSDIYDKELVGVIGWAKQIPGFTDLPLNDQMRLLQVSWAELLTLMLAYRSIPFDGRLYFATDFWLDERSAKECGALDLYNHLAQITQRLEKISATKEEYYLLKALSLSNCDIRLDNYSALKKIRDSILYALNDCVLLLRQHQAVSHQQQLLLLLPSLRQADHIIRKFWTNVHIEGNVTMNKLFVEMLESVSR
- the LOC121587775 gene encoding estrogen-related receptor gamma isoform X1; this translates as MDSWMQEVVSMMAGDGTPARIKQELIETSCCSPSPSSVGSLSQTNILYGNSPTGKMDFKCSSNNGDTHLTELHGSGGAGGSSGSVKPQSPGSPDRQFCSSTTSAIGDFGSDGTSHDTIKEELPRRLCLVCGDVASGFHYGVASCEACKAFFKRTIQGNIEYTCPASNDCEINKRRRKACQACRFRKCLLMGMLKEGVRLDRVRGGRQKYRRNPCSNPYQMQIIQSNQQYTAQTLEDIKILEVLSSFEPDPLSIGGTGGDSMMAVAEERNGGQASSSSYSSSSSSSSSASSNSSHSPGGGGGATAAAADSGLDRMAIGGDAQEILSVLSDIYDKELVGVIGWAKQIPGFTDLPLNDQMRLLQVSWAELLTLMLAYRSIPFDGRLYFATDFWLDERSAKECGALDLYNHLAQITQRLEKISATKEEYYLLKALSLSNCDIRLDNYSALKKIRDSILYALNDCVLLLRQHQAVSHQQQLLLLLPSLRQADHIIRKFWTNVHIEGNVTMNKLFVEMLESVSR